A window of the Azospirillum formosense genome harbors these coding sequences:
- a CDS encoding DUF47 family protein, with translation MLNLFRALMPREERFFDLFADHARTVATGAEALRAMMASGQDLEERFQTIRRVESEADAIEKEIQLAVHRTFIVPFDRSDIQELGKRMDDVLNLIEETARHLVEAGFTDYTPEMHAQADAIVRCTARLSAGIPLLRDIPKHVEQLHAMTAEVSRIESEGDRLLREAKHRLRDESGGLDAPITHRHALQREIIELLERVLDACEDVADTIDGIIVEQV, from the coding sequence ATGCTGAATTTGTTCCGGGCCCTGATGCCGCGCGAAGAACGGTTTTTCGACCTGTTCGCCGACCATGCCCGGACCGTCGCCACGGGCGCCGAAGCGCTGCGGGCGATGATGGCCAGCGGCCAGGACCTGGAGGAGCGGTTCCAGACCATCCGCCGGGTCGAGAGCGAGGCCGACGCCATCGAGAAGGAGATCCAGCTCGCCGTCCACCGCACCTTCATCGTGCCCTTCGACCGTTCGGACATCCAGGAACTCGGCAAGCGGATGGACGACGTTCTCAACCTCATCGAGGAGACCGCGCGTCACCTCGTGGAGGCGGGCTTCACCGACTACACGCCGGAAATGCACGCCCAGGCCGACGCCATCGTGCGCTGCACCGCCCGGCTGAGCGCGGGCATCCCCCTGCTCCGCGACATCCCCAAGCACGTCGAGCAACTCCACGCGATGACCGCCGAGGTCTCGCGGATCGAGAGCGAAGGCGACCGGCTCCTGCGCGAGGCCAAGCACCGGCTGCGCGACGAGAGCGGCGGGCTCGACGCCCCCATCACCCATCGCCACGCCCTTCAACGCGAGATCATCGAGCTGCTGGAACGCGTGCTCGATGCCTGCGAGGACGTGGCCGACACCATCGACGGCATCATCGTCGAACAGGTCTGA
- a CDS encoding NAD-dependent epimerase/dehydratase family protein yields the protein MAHFLVTGGCGFIGSHLADRLIGDGHRVTILDDMSTGRLENKPLLAKLVVGDVADPDAVHQAIQGVDGVFHLAAVASVQRSRELWAETHRTNLSGTVTVFEAARSARNGNPVPVVYASSAAVYGDNTATPLREDAATRPLSAYGVDKLGCELHANVAWAIHGVPTTGFRFFNIYGPRQDPSSPYSGVISIFARRVAQGEDVTIFGDGEQVRDFVFVGDVVNVLVKAMERHPQGAEVFNLCTGRPTSLLMLLEVLQELCASRVRRQHQPARAGDIRVSIGDPARLRATFGEGCRFGLLQGLSATLTGEMPQ from the coding sequence ATGGCCCATTTTCTCGTGACCGGCGGCTGCGGCTTCATCGGATCGCATCTGGCTGACCGGCTGATCGGCGACGGGCACCGGGTCACCATCCTGGACGACATGAGCACCGGCCGCCTGGAGAACAAGCCGCTGCTGGCGAAGCTGGTGGTCGGCGACGTCGCCGATCCGGACGCCGTCCATCAGGCGATCCAGGGGGTGGACGGCGTGTTCCATCTGGCCGCCGTCGCGTCGGTCCAGCGCTCGCGCGAGTTGTGGGCGGAGACCCACCGCACCAACCTGTCGGGCACCGTCACCGTCTTCGAGGCGGCGCGCAGCGCCCGCAACGGCAACCCGGTGCCGGTGGTCTACGCCTCCTCCGCCGCGGTCTACGGCGACAACACGGCCACCCCGCTGCGCGAGGACGCCGCAACCCGCCCGCTGTCCGCCTACGGCGTGGACAAGCTGGGCTGCGAGCTGCACGCCAACGTCGCCTGGGCCATCCACGGGGTGCCGACGACGGGCTTCCGCTTCTTCAACATCTACGGGCCGCGGCAGGACCCCTCCTCGCCCTATTCCGGGGTGATCTCGATCTTCGCCCGCCGGGTGGCGCAGGGCGAGGACGTGACGATCTTCGGCGACGGCGAACAGGTCCGCGACTTCGTGTTCGTCGGCGACGTGGTGAATGTCCTCGTCAAGGCGATGGAGCGCCACCCCCAGGGGGCGGAGGTCTTCAACCTGTGCACCGGCCGCCCGACCTCGCTGCTGATGCTGCTGGAGGTGCTGCAGGAGCTGTGCGCCAGCCGGGTGCGCCGCCAGCACCAGCCGGCGCGGGCCGGCGACATCCGCGTGTCGATCGGCGACCCGGCGCGGCTGCGCGCCACCTTCGGCGAGGGGTGCCGCTTCGGCCTGCTGCAGGGGTTGAGCGCCACCCTGACCGGGGAGATGCCGCAGTAA
- a CDS encoding TfuA-like protein gives MQTSDGLYVFLGPTLPRAEAARRLDATYLPPVAQGDIIRLCARKPRAIGIVDGYFENIPSVWHKEILHAIQQGVAVFGASSMGALRAAELHPFGMIGVGAVFEAFRDGRLEDDDEVAVIHGPAELGYPSLSEAMVNIRRTLADAAQEGIVPTATARRLEAIAKALPYRERGYGRVFRLAAAEGLPEEELADLRHWLPNGRCDQKREDALDLLRTMRRWASDGGRAPEARFHFEHTALWDRALRDGAHDRMGNPLD, from the coding sequence ATGCAGACGTCGGACGGCCTTTACGTCTTCCTCGGCCCCACCCTGCCCCGCGCCGAGGCCGCCCGGCGCCTCGACGCCACCTATCTGCCGCCGGTCGCCCAGGGCGACATCATCCGGCTGTGCGCGCGCAAGCCGCGGGCCATCGGCATCGTCGACGGCTACTTCGAGAACATCCCGTCCGTCTGGCACAAGGAGATCCTGCACGCCATCCAGCAGGGCGTGGCGGTGTTCGGAGCGTCGAGCATGGGCGCCCTGCGCGCCGCGGAACTGCACCCCTTCGGGATGATCGGTGTCGGCGCCGTCTTCGAAGCCTTCCGGGACGGGCGGCTGGAGGACGACGACGAGGTGGCGGTGATCCACGGCCCGGCGGAACTCGGCTATCCCAGCCTGTCCGAAGCGATGGTCAACATCCGCCGCACGCTGGCGGACGCGGCGCAGGAGGGCATCGTTCCCACCGCCACGGCGCGGCGGCTGGAGGCCATCGCCAAGGCCCTGCCCTACCGCGAACGCGGCTATGGCCGGGTGTTCCGCCTCGCCGCCGCCGAGGGCCTGCCGGAGGAGGAACTCGCCGACCTGCGCCACTGGCTGCCCAACGGGCGGTGCGACCAGAAGCGCGAGGACGCGCTCGACCTGCTCCGAACCATGCGCCGCTGGGCGTCGGACGGCGGGCGGGCGCCCGAGGCGCGCTTCCATTTCGAGCACACCGCGCTGTGGGACCGCGCCCTGCGCGACGGCGCGCACGACCGGATGGGGAATCCGCTGGACTGA
- a CDS encoding response regulator, whose product MAKVLVVEDSAAVRLAVTEVIEQAGHEVVEAENGRVAIALLDGGALFDLIVTDVLMPEADGVEVIKAARTRNPGAQVLAMSGGAPNLPAGYALKMAEMFAADAVLYKPFLNEELRKAVARLLSAAPHSEPG is encoded by the coding sequence ATGGCGAAGGTGCTGGTCGTTGAGGATTCGGCCGCCGTGCGGCTGGCGGTCACCGAAGTGATCGAACAGGCGGGCCATGAGGTCGTGGAGGCGGAAAACGGCCGCGTCGCCATCGCCCTGCTCGACGGCGGCGCGCTCTTCGACCTGATCGTCACCGACGTGCTGATGCCGGAGGCCGACGGGGTGGAGGTCATCAAGGCCGCGCGCACCCGCAACCCCGGCGCGCAGGTGCTCGCCATGTCGGGCGGGGCGCCGAACCTTCCCGCCGGCTACGCCCTGAAGATGGCCGAGATGTTCGCGGCGGACGCGGTGCTCTACAAGCCCTTCCTCAATGAGGAACTGCGCAAGGCGGTGGCCCGCCTGCTGTCCGCGGCACCGCACTCCGAGCCCGGCTGA
- a CDS encoding YcaO-like family protein, translating into MPLDFVRGIARDPAMSDQPLKVHTTGTHRIATPEQTLARAAPFLPVMGITRVANVTGLDRVGIPVVMVTRPNARSVSVAQGKGVTLAAAKASGVMESIESYHAERITLPLKYASYDELRWTHRVVDVARLPRLSTSAFTPHTPMLWIEGDDLLGGGRTWVPFETVHLNFTLPMPPGSGCFLAGSNGLASGNSLAEATAHAMTELVERDAATLWRLASPEAQAATRIDPASVADPVCRSLLDRFDDAGVAVGLWDITSDIGLPAILCRIATREDAPQHSVRPAMGMGCHAAPEIALSRALTEAAQSRLTFIAGARDDMPRSEYERHLDPAQHARWTALITEGVGCRDFAAIPSLAGPTVEEDLACQLDRLRAAGIEEAVAVDLTKPEFGIAVVRLVIPGLEGLDSSPDYAMGARARAVAGV; encoded by the coding sequence ATGCCCCTCGATTTCGTCCGCGGCATCGCCCGGGACCCGGCCATGTCCGACCAGCCGCTGAAGGTCCACACCACCGGAACCCACCGGATCGCCACGCCGGAGCAGACTCTGGCCCGCGCCGCCCCCTTCCTTCCCGTCATGGGCATCACGCGGGTGGCGAACGTCACGGGGCTGGACCGCGTCGGCATCCCGGTCGTCATGGTGACCCGGCCGAACGCGCGCTCCGTCTCCGTCGCCCAGGGCAAGGGCGTGACTCTGGCCGCCGCCAAGGCGTCGGGCGTCATGGAGTCGATCGAGAGCTACCACGCCGAACGCATCACCCTGCCCCTGAAATACGCCAGCTACGACGAGTTGCGCTGGACCCACCGGGTGGTTGACGTGGCCCGCCTGCCGCGGCTGTCGACCAGCGCCTTCACCCCCCACACCCCGATGCTGTGGATCGAGGGCGACGATCTGCTGGGCGGCGGGCGGACGTGGGTGCCCTTCGAGACGGTCCATCTGAACTTCACGCTGCCGATGCCGCCGGGGTCCGGCTGCTTCCTCGCCGGGTCGAACGGGCTGGCCTCGGGCAACAGCCTCGCCGAGGCGACCGCGCACGCCATGACCGAACTGGTCGAGCGCGACGCCGCCACCCTGTGGCGCCTCGCCTCTCCGGAGGCCCAGGCCGCCACCCGGATCGATCCGGCCAGCGTCGCCGATCCGGTCTGCCGCTCGCTGCTCGACCGCTTCGACGACGCGGGGGTCGCGGTCGGCCTGTGGGACATCACCAGCGACATCGGCCTGCCGGCCATCCTCTGCCGCATCGCGACGCGGGAGGACGCGCCGCAGCACAGCGTCCGCCCCGCCATGGGCATGGGCTGCCACGCCGCGCCGGAGATCGCGCTGTCCCGCGCCCTGACCGAGGCGGCGCAGAGCCGGCTGACCTTCATCGCCGGGGCCCGCGACGACATGCCCCGCTCCGAATACGAACGCCACCTCGACCCGGCGCAGCACGCGCGCTGGACGGCGCTGATCACCGAGGGCGTCGGGTGCCGCGACTTCGCCGCGATCCCCAGCCTCGCCGGCCCCACCGTCGAGGAGGATCTGGCCTGCCAGCTCGACCGGCTGCGCGCCGCCGGCATCGAGGAGGCGGTGGCGGTGGACCTGACCAAGCCGGAGTTCGGCATCGCCGTGGTCCGTCTGGTCATTCCCGGCCTGGAGGGGCTGGACTCCTCGCCGGACTACGCGATGGGCGCAAGGGCGCGCGCCGTGGCCGGCGTCTGA
- a CDS encoding ribbon-helix-helix domain-containing protein, with protein MPDAPCLGKNRLHAHTRMFSPGKIPATREKFARPRSGQPRQERTDEVGPPHSPQPRRDGRPQLARGAARRGDALADDRGRRASLRLEATIWDGLKDIAKSQGKSLEALCADIHDSRTEGIPFATSVRVYVLNHFRSTAAGTTTLVA; from the coding sequence ATGCCGGACGCCCCTTGCCTGGGTAAAAATCGCCTACACGCGCACACACGCATGTTCAGTCCCGGAAAAATTCCGGCGACCCGGGAAAAATTCGCCAGGCCGAGAAGCGGCCAGCCGAGACAGGAGCGTACCGATGAAGTTGGACCGCCGCATTCCCCGCAGCCTCGACGAGATGGCCGACCTCAGCTCGCTCGCGGCGCCGCCCGCCGTGGTGACGCGCTCGCTGACGATCGGGGGCGCCGCGCCAGCCTGCGGCTGGAGGCGACGATCTGGGACGGGCTGAAGGACATCGCCAAGTCCCAGGGCAAGTCGCTTGAGGCGCTGTGCGCCGACATCCACGACAGCCGGACGGAGGGCATTCCCTTCGCCACCAGCGTCCGGGTCTATGTGCTGAACCATTTCCGCAGCACCGCCGCAGGCACCACCACGCTCGTGGCCTGA
- a CDS encoding adenylate/guanylate cyclase domain-containing protein, producing the protein MPAAGAARPAEAPDGGAARRNSAERKVVTVLFADIVESSSMVSGRDPEEADQTLLTILQVLTDAVERYGGTVAQVLGDGIMAVFGAPSALEDHALRACLAAQDIARSAIDSDEFKMRIGISSGEVVAQIIETGVWTDYRTVGETVHVAAKLQQRAHPNSVLLSRETLDLVPTGLTVRPAGTLRLSAAAEPVTAFALEAARAMRRTAMDLLSAEGTLFVGRQPELAVLTGALRQAEQGRGACAILIGEAGIGKSRLTGELMRSPEAAAFTTTIWPQFPIRRLGDPDDLEAAARCLALSVCGAADGPAEGMLKEGSAVARLTAAAARNGGELAGEAMRELLGQPSVHPLWQGLDPAQKADFSVEGLVAAIRELSMERPLLILVEDAHWTRGLTNRLLDALAEGTEDARVFVLVTSRPDAPGGWSAPDSVRAITLEPLEPLQADEFLDHWLGHSPSLADLKARVATQSQGVPLYLEESLRTLETTGVIVGSPGRYRLGKTDARMVLPATVHGLLASRIDALEPDPRRVLMHAAVIGTSVDLGLLRAVSPIPAADLPAALARLEQSGFFARSRLLPNLELTFRHALVQEVAYATLTKRERQPLHGRVLHALRRRSDRNLPNRAELIAHHAFYAEDWPLACAYGRRAGRRAEMRCKHFDAGRFYEQALKALDHLPDTRRNTQRRIDLWINIPLVLLPQGRQLAGDPLEEARDMALGIGDRIRYARATSLKASFQWVYGVLDGAIALSRSALEHLGNRGTMELRIQGLMRLGGMLVDKGYFPEAQEKLEQARSLALAHAPRARFGLTAVAVAITAAYQGRCLAELGRDDEAVRVMLHALDIAEEVGHAFSVSSVKVHLALVHIIGERFAEALPLLKDAITITEATRLHIFQPITLGALGYAIARTGGAAEGARLLNASLEQAHILNHSLPRPRILNWMSDLALETAQHETAIGCAAQALGIATDAGQLSEQGWSHFALAQAFTAVGQHREAMEHLAAAETMSRQLSMLPLADRCRAFRRCLAASSPVT; encoded by the coding sequence ATGCCCGCAGCCGGCGCCGCCCGCCCGGCCGAAGCGCCGGATGGCGGGGCGGCCCGGCGCAACAGCGCGGAACGCAAGGTCGTCACCGTCCTGTTCGCCGACATCGTCGAATCCTCGAGCATGGTGTCGGGCCGCGACCCGGAAGAGGCCGACCAGACCCTTCTCACCATCCTGCAGGTCCTGACCGACGCGGTGGAGCGCTACGGCGGCACGGTGGCCCAGGTGCTGGGCGACGGCATCATGGCGGTGTTCGGCGCCCCCTCGGCGCTGGAGGACCACGCGTTGCGCGCCTGCCTCGCCGCGCAGGACATCGCCCGCTCGGCCATCGATTCGGACGAGTTCAAGATGCGGATCGGCATCAGCTCGGGCGAGGTGGTGGCCCAGATCATCGAGACGGGCGTGTGGACCGACTACCGCACGGTGGGCGAGACCGTGCATGTCGCGGCCAAGCTGCAGCAGCGGGCGCACCCCAACAGCGTGCTGCTGAGCCGCGAGACGCTGGATCTCGTGCCCACGGGCCTGACCGTCCGCCCGGCGGGCACGCTGCGCCTCTCCGCCGCGGCGGAGCCGGTGACCGCCTTCGCGCTGGAGGCGGCGCGGGCGATGCGGCGCACGGCGATGGACCTGCTGTCCGCCGAAGGCACCCTGTTCGTCGGGCGCCAGCCGGAGCTGGCGGTGCTGACCGGCGCGCTGCGACAGGCCGAACAGGGCCGCGGCGCCTGCGCGATCCTGATCGGGGAGGCCGGCATCGGCAAATCCCGGCTGACCGGAGAGCTGATGCGCAGCCCGGAGGCGGCGGCCTTCACCACAACCATCTGGCCGCAGTTCCCGATTCGCCGCCTGGGCGACCCCGACGACCTGGAGGCGGCGGCCCGCTGCCTTGCCCTCTCGGTCTGCGGAGCGGCGGACGGCCCGGCGGAAGGCATGCTGAAGGAGGGCTCGGCGGTGGCGCGCCTGACCGCCGCCGCCGCGCGCAACGGCGGCGAGTTGGCCGGCGAGGCGATGCGGGAGCTGCTCGGCCAGCCCTCCGTCCATCCGCTGTGGCAGGGGCTCGATCCCGCCCAGAAAGCCGATTTCAGCGTCGAGGGGCTGGTCGCGGCGATCCGCGAGCTGTCCATGGAGCGCCCGCTGCTGATCCTCGTCGAGGACGCGCACTGGACGCGCGGGCTGACCAACCGGTTGCTGGATGCCCTGGCCGAAGGGACGGAGGACGCCCGGGTCTTCGTCCTGGTCACTTCGCGGCCCGACGCGCCCGGCGGCTGGTCCGCGCCGGACTCCGTCCGCGCCATCACGCTCGAACCGCTGGAGCCGCTGCAGGCCGACGAGTTCCTCGACCATTGGCTCGGCCACAGCCCGTCGCTGGCCGACCTGAAGGCGCGCGTGGCGACGCAGAGCCAGGGCGTGCCGCTCTATCTGGAGGAATCGCTGCGCACGCTGGAGACCACCGGGGTCATCGTCGGCAGTCCGGGACGCTACCGGCTGGGCAAGACCGACGCCCGGATGGTCCTGCCGGCCACGGTGCACGGCTTGCTGGCCTCGCGGATCGACGCTCTCGAACCCGACCCGCGGCGGGTCCTGATGCACGCCGCGGTGATCGGCACCTCGGTCGATCTGGGCCTGCTGCGCGCGGTGTCCCCCATTCCCGCCGCCGACCTCCCGGCGGCCCTCGCCCGGCTGGAGCAGAGCGGCTTCTTCGCGCGCTCCCGCCTGCTGCCGAACCTGGAACTGACCTTCCGTCACGCGCTGGTCCAGGAGGTCGCCTACGCCACCCTGACCAAGCGGGAACGCCAGCCGCTGCACGGGCGGGTCCTGCACGCCTTGCGGCGGCGATCCGACCGCAACCTGCCGAACCGGGCGGAGCTGATCGCCCATCACGCCTTCTACGCCGAGGATTGGCCGCTCGCCTGCGCCTACGGCCGCCGGGCCGGGCGCCGCGCGGAAATGCGCTGCAAGCATTTCGACGCCGGACGCTTCTACGAGCAGGCGCTGAAGGCGCTGGACCATCTGCCGGACACCCGTCGCAACACCCAGCGGCGGATCGACCTGTGGATCAACATTCCCCTCGTCCTGCTGCCGCAGGGGCGCCAGCTGGCCGGCGACCCGCTGGAGGAGGCGCGGGACATGGCGCTGGGCATCGGCGACCGCATCCGCTACGCCCGCGCGACCTCGCTCAAGGCGTCCTTCCAATGGGTCTACGGCGTGCTCGACGGGGCCATCGCGCTCAGCCGCAGCGCGCTCGAGCATCTGGGCAACCGGGGGACGATGGAGCTGCGCATCCAGGGGCTGATGCGTCTGGGTGGCATGCTGGTGGACAAGGGTTATTTCCCGGAGGCCCAGGAGAAGCTGGAGCAGGCGCGCAGTTTGGCGTTGGCTCACGCTCCCCGCGCGCGGTTCGGCCTGACCGCGGTGGCGGTCGCGATCACCGCCGCCTACCAGGGCCGCTGCCTCGCCGAGCTGGGGCGCGACGACGAGGCCGTCCGGGTGATGCTCCACGCGCTCGACATCGCGGAGGAGGTCGGGCACGCCTTCTCCGTGTCGTCGGTGAAGGTCCATCTGGCGCTGGTCCACATCATCGGCGAGCGCTTCGCCGAAGCGCTGCCGCTGTTGAAGGACGCCATCACAATCACCGAGGCGACGCGCCTGCACATCTTCCAGCCGATCACGCTGGGCGCGCTGGGCTACGCCATCGCCCGCACCGGCGGTGCCGCGGAGGGCGCGCGGCTGCTCAACGCCAGCCTGGAGCAGGCGCACATCCTGAATCACTCGCTGCCCAGGCCGCGCATTCTGAACTGGATGTCCGATCTCGCCCTGGAAACGGCGCAGCACGAGACCGCGATCGGCTGCGCCGCCCAGGCGCTGGGCATCGCGACGGACGCCGGCCAGCTGTCCGAGCAGGGCTGGTCGCACTTCGCCCTGGCCCAGGCCTTCACCGCCGTCGGCCAGCATCGCGAGGCCATGGAGCATCTGGCGGCTGCCGAGACGATGAGCCGCCAGCTGTCCATGTTGCCGCTCGCCGACCGCTGCCGGGCCTTCCGCCGCTGCCTCGCGGCGTCCAGCCCGGTGACGTGA
- a CDS encoding MASE3 domain-containing protein: MSGTQPSAIRPMLARWLGDRSFLSGLAALLILTAVLAALVRHNYLLFHLCAELFAVAISMTIFTIAWNTRDTNQSPFLAFVGLSMPGIALLDLLHAIAFPGMNVIGEAGANQSTQLWIAARALQAAVFLAAPLLTETRLRAGDVLLIQATVVACSLLSIFTFGIMPDAFVPGVGLTPFKIGAEYAFSAAAVVACLLLCGRRRQFEPRVFGLTFAGIALLAPQELIFTLYDRPHGVVNALGHFIKILSFYLLYRAIIVTALRNPYDLAFYRMRRSEEALRDHLSGLEALIATRTAELRESEARWRALLECSNDWFWETDERGRFTALSPRAQESTGRGGAELLGFTHADLLDRNRPEEDFPILIEALHRREPFRRLSFPLASPGGAARWVMVSGTPRYDGNGTFLGYRGTTSDISARRQSAEAARQKQTMAALGSLVGGLAHEINNLLQPVISLSDLARARAGEDRKLQAYLNAVHDSGVKARTIMRDVLQFARVEVADSPPGNLEDAVHSALELAAPSMPPSIGTRTRLEPGLDAVTITATELTQVLLNLIQNARDAMPQGGTLTIDARSLTIKERDTPLRQLGEGRYVRLTVTDTGTGMDEGTRQRVFDPFFTTKPVGKGTGLGLSVVYGIVRNGGGDVWVESTLGRGTSFIIDLPTAPPGGPGQTTHGMLVHGEGAGR; encoded by the coding sequence ATGAGCGGGACCCAGCCGTCCGCCATCCGACCGATGCTTGCCCGATGGCTCGGGGACCGTTCCTTCCTGTCCGGCCTGGCCGCCCTGCTGATCCTCACCGCGGTTCTGGCGGCGCTGGTCCGTCACAACTACCTGCTGTTCCATCTCTGCGCCGAGCTGTTCGCCGTGGCCATCTCCATGACGATCTTCACGATCGCCTGGAACACGCGCGATACGAACCAGTCGCCGTTCCTTGCCTTCGTCGGCCTGTCCATGCCGGGCATCGCGTTGCTGGACCTGCTCCACGCCATCGCCTTTCCCGGCATGAACGTCATCGGCGAGGCCGGCGCCAACCAGTCCACCCAGCTCTGGATCGCCGCCCGCGCCCTCCAGGCCGCGGTTTTCCTGGCCGCCCCGCTGTTGACCGAAACGCGGCTGCGCGCCGGCGACGTGCTGCTGATCCAGGCCACCGTCGTCGCCTGCAGCCTGCTGTCGATCTTCACCTTCGGCATCATGCCGGACGCCTTCGTTCCCGGCGTCGGCCTGACGCCCTTCAAGATCGGAGCCGAATACGCGTTCAGCGCCGCGGCGGTCGTCGCCTGCCTGCTGCTGTGCGGCCGGCGACGGCAGTTCGAGCCCCGGGTGTTCGGCCTGACCTTCGCCGGCATCGCGCTGCTGGCCCCGCAGGAGCTGATCTTCACGCTCTACGACCGTCCGCACGGGGTGGTGAACGCGCTGGGGCATTTCATCAAGATCCTGTCCTTCTACCTCCTTTACCGGGCGATCATCGTCACCGCGCTGCGCAATCCCTACGACCTCGCCTTCTACCGGATGCGCCGCAGCGAGGAGGCCCTGCGCGACCATCTGAGCGGCCTGGAGGCGCTGATCGCCACCCGCACCGCCGAACTGCGCGAGAGCGAGGCGCGCTGGCGGGCGCTTCTGGAATGCTCCAACGACTGGTTCTGGGAAACCGACGAGCGCGGGCGCTTCACCGCCCTGTCGCCGCGCGCCCAGGAGTCCACCGGGCGGGGCGGGGCGGAGCTTCTCGGTTTCACCCACGCCGATCTCCTGGACCGCAACCGTCCGGAGGAGGATTTCCCCATCCTGATCGAGGCGCTGCACCGGCGGGAGCCCTTCCGCCGCCTCTCCTTCCCGCTCGCCTCGCCGGGAGGGGCGGCGCGCTGGGTGATGGTCAGCGGCACGCCGCGCTATGACGGCAACGGCACCTTTCTCGGCTACCGCGGCACGACCAGCGACATCAGCGCGCGGCGCCAGTCGGCGGAAGCGGCGCGGCAGAAGCAGACCATGGCGGCGCTCGGCAGCCTCGTCGGCGGCCTCGCCCACGAGATCAACAACCTGCTGCAGCCGGTCATCAGCCTGTCCGATCTGGCCCGCGCCCGCGCCGGCGAGGATCGCAAGCTCCAGGCCTACCTGAACGCCGTCCACGACAGCGGGGTGAAAGCCCGCACGATCATGCGCGACGTCCTCCAGTTCGCCCGCGTCGAGGTGGCGGACTCGCCGCCGGGCAACCTCGAGGACGCCGTTCATTCGGCCCTGGAGCTTGCCGCCCCGTCGATGCCGCCCTCCATCGGGACGCGCACGCGTCTTGAGCCCGGCCTGGACGCGGTGACGATCACCGCGACCGAACTGACCCAGGTCCTCCTCAACCTGATTCAGAACGCCCGCGATGCCATGCCGCAGGGCGGCACCCTGACCATCGACGCCCGTTCCCTGACCATCAAGGAACGGGACACGCCCCTCCGCCAACTCGGCGAAGGCCGGTATGTGCGGCTGACCGTGACCGACACCGGCACGGGGATGGACGAGGGGACACGCCAGCGTGTGTTCGACCCCTTCTTCACCACCAAACCGGTCGGGAAAGGGACGGGGCTTGGGCTTTCGGTGGTATATGGTATCGTGCGGAACGGGGGCGGCGACGTCTGGGTCGAGAGCACCCTCGGACGCGGAACGTCCTTCATCATCGACCTGCCCACCGCCCCGCCCGGCGGACCGGGCCAAACGACACATGGGATGCTGGTTCATGGCGAAGGTGCTGGTCGTTGA
- a CDS encoding ribbon-helix-helix domain-containing protein has protein sequence MSGQDSQASNAPSPLNAIPLVARTVKLFGNPTQLRLEPSYWEALDDICHREDLTVDELCSDLKDRLDSQSRRSRGNAVSLANAVRVFIVGYYRKAATEKGHDRAGHGRGDPFVSTPFDLPPAQPAKEG, from the coding sequence ATGTCGGGTCAGGATTCACAGGCGTCCAACGCGCCATCGCCGCTGAACGCCATCCCTCTGGTGGCACGCACCGTCAAGCTGTTCGGCAACCCGACGCAGCTTCGGCTGGAGCCGTCCTACTGGGAAGCGCTGGACGACATCTGCCACCGGGAAGACCTGACCGTGGACGAGCTGTGCAGCGATCTCAAGGACCGCCTGGATTCGCAGTCCCGCCGGTCGCGCGGCAACGCCGTGTCGCTGGCCAACGCGGTCCGCGTGTTCATCGTCGGCTACTACCGCAAGGCGGCGACCGAGAAAGGTCACGACCGGGCCGGCCATGGCCGCGGCGACCCCTTCGTCAGCACGCCCTTCGACCTGCCTCCGGCCCAGCCCGCCAAGGAAGGCTGA
- a CDS encoding Crp/Fnr family transcriptional regulator has translation MALLKDVAGILRRNRMFGILDDDRMQELVALGRVSRFHENQTVFSKGDPGDCLYAIMKGQIAVSTSSEDGKTMLLNILNPGDVLGEIALIDGKDRTAGATALRPAELFRIDRPEFIAFLERHPSLCIRMMGVLCERLRWVSENIEDAVFHDVPRRLARRILLLADTYGQKTPAGLRINQPVSQEALASMLGVTREMVNKSLRALRSAGAITYNKGFIIITNLYMLKDMAGESGDVP, from the coding sequence ATGGCCTTACTGAAGGACGTCGCCGGCATCCTGCGGCGCAACCGAATGTTTGGCATCCTCGACGACGACCGGATGCAGGAGCTGGTCGCGCTCGGCCGGGTCTCGCGGTTCCACGAAAACCAGACCGTGTTCAGCAAGGGCGATCCCGGCGATTGCCTGTACGCCATCATGAAGGGGCAGATCGCCGTCTCGACCTCGTCGGAGGACGGCAAGACGATGCTGCTCAACATCCTGAACCCCGGCGACGTGCTGGGGGAAATCGCGTTGATCGACGGCAAGGACCGCACCGCCGGAGCCACCGCGCTGCGCCCGGCGGAGCTGTTCCGCATCGACCGCCCGGAATTCATCGCCTTCCTGGAACGGCATCCTTCCCTGTGCATCCGCATGATGGGTGTGCTGTGCGAACGGTTGCGCTGGGTGTCGGAAAACATCGAGGATGCGGTTTTCCACGACGTGCCGCGCCGGCTGGCCCGGCGCATCCTGTTGCTGGCGGACACCTATGGGCAGAAGACGCCCGCCGGGCTGCGCATCAACCAGCCGGTGTCCCAGGAGGCGCTGGCGTCGATGCTGGGTGTCACACGCGAGATGGTGAACAAAAGCCTGCGTGCATTGCGCAGCGCCGGAGCGATTACCTATAACAAAGGTTTTATCATCATCACCAATCTATACATGCTTAAGGACATGGCAGGAGAGTCGGGCGACGTGCCATAA